The following are from one region of the Cytobacillus firmus genome:
- a CDS encoding YpiF family protein: MKWISQDIDMFLKEKQYVDTAVLPLLPVSFGDDIKQSVAMTEFISLLSVQLERQFRGRLIMLPGYAYLKPASEESLISGLGQWESELKAQGFKHIFLLTSDSMWKTFEDRLEGGLIWLPSLPLENMDENYRNSILDDQVKQLLNLFVQKWQNGE; this comes from the coding sequence ATGAAATGGATATCACAGGATATCGACATGTTTCTTAAAGAAAAGCAATATGTAGACACAGCTGTTCTCCCGCTTCTTCCTGTATCATTTGGCGATGATATCAAACAGTCTGTAGCTATGACAGAATTTATATCACTTCTAAGTGTGCAGCTTGAACGGCAATTCAGAGGGCGTCTCATCATGCTGCCTGGATATGCATATCTGAAACCGGCATCAGAAGAGAGCCTGATCAGCGGCTTGGGACAATGGGAATCAGAATTGAAGGCTCAGGGGTTTAAGCATATTTTCCTATTAACTTCGGACAGCATGTGGAAAACGTTCGAAGACCGGCTGGAAGGAGGCTTGATTTGGCTTCCATCTCTGCCTCTTGAGAATATGGATGAAAATTATAGGAACTCCATTCTCGATGACCAGGTGAAACAGCTGCTGAATCTTTTTGTCCAAAAGTGGCAAAATGGTGAATAG
- a CDS encoding ubiquinol-cytochrome c reductase iron-sulfur subunit, translated as MSKNRVTRRQFLNYTLTGVGGFMAAGMLMPMVRFAVDPVLQAAGESDFIPTKQKVAEITEKPTRVDYTYEQQDAWYTSEVTGTAWVYKDDKGEIVALSPVCKHLGCVVDWNTDKSNPDHFYCPCHGGLYTKDGTNVPGTPPVASLDVFPYKEKDGFLYLGKAEPRKEA; from the coding sequence ATGAGCAAAAATCGAGTTACTAGACGTCAATTCCTGAACTATACACTTACTGGTGTAGGCGGTTTCATGGCAGCAGGCATGCTAATGCCGATGGTCCGTTTTGCGGTTGATCCTGTATTGCAGGCAGCTGGTGAAAGTGATTTTATTCCAACAAAGCAAAAAGTGGCTGAAATTACCGAAAAGCCGACAAGGGTTGATTACACTTACGAGCAGCAGGATGCATGGTACACATCCGAAGTTACCGGCACTGCTTGGGTTTATAAGGATGATAAAGGTGAAATTGTTGCATTGTCTCCAGTATGTAAGCATTTAGGGTGCGTAGTTGACTGGAATACTGACAAGTCAAACCCTGATCATTTCTATTGCCCTTGCCATGGCGGCCTTTATACAAAGGATGGGACAAACGTTCCAGGTACACCGCCGGTTGCATCACTTGATGTATTTCCTTACAAAGAAAAAGATGGCTTCTTGTATTTAGGCAAGGCTGAACCGCGAAAGGAGGCGTAA
- the qcrB gene encoding menaquinol-cytochrome c reductase cytochrome b subunit, which translates to MLNKIYDWVDERLDITPIWRDIADHEVPEHVNPAHHFSAFVYCFGGLTFFVTVIQILSGMFLTMYYVPDIKNAWESVYYLQNHVAFGQIVRGMHHWGASLVIVMMFLHTLRVFFQGAYKKPRELNWVVGVLIFFIMLALGLTGYLLPWDMKALFATKVTIQIVESTPLIGEYLKILIAGHSDIVGAQTITRFFAIHVFFLPAALFGLMAAHFIMIRKQGISGPL; encoded by the coding sequence TTGTTAAACAAAATTTATGATTGGGTAGATGAGCGTTTAGATATTACGCCGATCTGGCGGGATATTGCTGACCATGAAGTGCCTGAGCATGTAAACCCCGCACATCATTTCTCTGCATTCGTTTACTGTTTTGGCGGTCTGACGTTCTTCGTTACTGTAATTCAAATCTTATCCGGTATGTTCCTGACAATGTACTATGTTCCGGATATCAAAAATGCATGGGAATCCGTGTATTATCTTCAAAACCATGTTGCATTCGGGCAGATTGTCCGCGGAATGCACCACTGGGGAGCAAGTTTGGTAATCGTAATGATGTTCCTACATACGTTACGTGTTTTCTTCCAGGGAGCTTATAAGAAGCCCCGTGAATTAAACTGGGTTGTCGGAGTGCTTATTTTCTTCATAATGCTTGCACTTGGACTGACAGGTTACTTATTGCCTTGGGATATGAAAGCCCTTTTCGCTACAAAAGTAACAATCCAGATCGTAGAATCAACTCCACTTATTGGAGAATATCTGAAAATACTTATTGCAGGACATTCTGATATTGTCGGCGCGCAGACGATCACCCGATTCTTTGCTATCCATGTATTCTTCTTACCGGCTGCATTATTCGGGTTAATGGCTGCCCACTTTATTATGATTCGTAAGCAGGGTATTTCAGGACCGTTGTAA
- a CDS encoding menaquinol-cytochrome c reductase cytochrome b/c subunit, whose translation MHRGKGMKFVGDSRVPAERKPNIPKDYSEYPGKTEAFWPNFLLKEWMVGAVFLIGFLCLTIAHEPPLEKIADPSDTAYIPLPDWYFLFLYQLLKYSYASGPYNAIGAFIIPGLAFGALLLAPFIDRGPERRPSKRPLATGFMLLALAGITYLTWESVAHHDWEAAAQQGKIVAEVEFDKEDEGYKIFEANGCISCHGGDLQGGAGSPALVDTGLTPEEVADIAKNGKGAMPPGMFKGSDEELQKLAEFISGLESK comes from the coding sequence ATGCATCGTGGTAAAGGTATGAAATTCGTAGGTGACTCTCGTGTTCCTGCAGAACGCAAACCGAATATTCCGAAAGACTATTCGGAATATCCAGGAAAAACAGAAGCATTCTGGCCAAACTTCCTGTTAAAGGAATGGATGGTAGGGGCTGTATTCCTTATCGGTTTCCTATGCTTGACAATTGCGCATGAGCCGCCATTAGAAAAAATTGCTGATCCAAGTGATACAGCTTATATTCCGCTGCCAGACTGGTACTTCCTGTTCTTGTACCAGCTTCTAAAATACAGCTATGCATCCGGACCTTATAATGCAATCGGTGCTTTTATTATTCCGGGTCTTGCATTCGGAGCATTGTTGCTTGCACCATTTATTGACCGCGGACCTGAACGCCGTCCGTCCAAGCGTCCTTTAGCAACCGGCTTTATGCTATTGGCTCTAGCCGGCATTACTTATCTGACTTGGGAGTCTGTTGCCCACCATGACTGGGAGGCAGCTGCACAGCAAGGTAAGATTGTGGCTGAAGTAGAATTCGATAAAGAAGACGAAGGCTACAAGATTTTTGAAGCAAACGGATGTATTTCCTGCCACGGAGGAGACCTTCAGGGTGGAGCAGGTTCACCTGCACTTGTTGACACTGGGTTAACACCTGAAGAAGTTGCTGACATTGCTAAAAACGGTAAAGGCGCTATGCCTCCAGGAATGTTCAAAGGTTCTGATGAAGAACTTCAAAAGCTTGCTGAATTCATTTCTGGCCTTGAAAGCAAATAA
- a CDS encoding DUF1405 domain-containing protein, protein MKWIYPLLGSRAMLILLLIINTAGTIYGYIWYKWQLVDTPAIFLPFVPDSPTASLFFMFVLIAFLMGKNWPLMEALAIVTLIKYGIWAVVMNLLVFQVTGELDPLALMLIFSHGAMAVQGVLYAPFYRFKTWHLVITGIWTLHNDVIDYVFFMLPRYPILNLYTPQIGYFTFWLSIFSLGTAYYFVLRKNRFRLDIVK, encoded by the coding sequence ATGAAATGGATCTATCCTTTATTAGGCAGCAGAGCTATGCTGATATTGCTTCTGATTATTAACACAGCAGGCACCATCTATGGGTATATATGGTATAAGTGGCAGCTGGTAGATACACCGGCTATTTTCTTGCCATTCGTACCCGACAGCCCTACAGCGAGCCTGTTTTTTATGTTTGTGCTCATCGCCTTTCTAATGGGCAAAAATTGGCCATTGATGGAAGCTTTAGCAATTGTAACCCTTATTAAATACGGAATATGGGCTGTAGTTATGAATTTGCTCGTATTTCAGGTTACAGGTGAATTGGATCCCCTTGCTCTCATGCTGATCTTCTCTCATGGTGCAATGGCAGTCCAGGGTGTTCTCTACGCACCATTCTATCGCTTCAAAACATGGCATCTAGTCATTACGGGTATCTGGACTCTGCACAATGATGTAATTGATTACGTCTTTTTCATGCTTCCCCGCTATCCGATACTAAATCTTTACACACCGCAAATCGGCTATTTTACATTCTGGCTCAGCATTTTCTCACTAGGAACAGCGTATTACTTCGTCCTAAGAAAAAATCGATTTCGTCTGGATATAGTGAAATAG
- the ypjB gene encoding sporulation protein YpjB produces the protein MRRKVIAFLFIIMLLPGMVSADKTTKIDKLDQLSNEALQMVKLHRYEDAKKLLEYFSEQFVAVNGKERPFTMDELRIITVSHDDAVQAAVNTSMSHEERLNHATKFRLVMDAISSKYQPLWTEMEKPIMSVFGEVKEAAYSGNNENFHSRLNSFLSLYEVIYPSLKIDVDAEKVQKLNARINFIDHYRPQVLSQQASQQELAALENDLQTIFDEMTEDETDPSLWWVIISTGSIIIITLSYVGWRKYKGDRARQKNRS, from the coding sequence ATGAGGCGAAAAGTAATCGCATTCTTATTCATTATTATGTTATTGCCTGGAATGGTGTCTGCAGATAAGACAACAAAAATAGATAAATTAGATCAATTGTCTAATGAAGCCTTACAGATGGTTAAGCTTCACAGGTATGAGGATGCCAAGAAGCTGTTGGAGTATTTCTCCGAGCAATTCGTTGCTGTAAACGGCAAGGAAAGGCCATTTACAATGGACGAGCTGCGGATTATTACAGTCTCTCATGATGATGCTGTACAAGCTGCGGTAAATACATCTATGAGCCACGAAGAACGGCTTAATCATGCAACAAAATTCCGCCTCGTAATGGATGCGATTTCCTCCAAATATCAGCCTTTATGGACTGAAATGGAGAAGCCGATCATGTCAGTGTTTGGTGAGGTAAAGGAAGCGGCATACAGCGGAAATAACGAGAACTTCCATTCACGTTTGAATTCCTTTTTGTCTTTATATGAGGTTATTTATCCCAGTCTGAAGATAGATGTGGATGCAGAAAAGGTACAAAAACTGAACGCACGCATAAATTTTATCGATCATTATCGGCCTCAGGTGCTTTCCCAGCAGGCAAGCCAGCAGGAACTTGCTGCATTGGAAAATGATCTGCAGACTATCTTTGATGAAATGACAGAAGATGAAACGGATCCATCCCTCTGGTGGGTGATCATCTCAACCGGGAGCATAATCATCATTACATTATCTTACGTAGGTTGGAGAAAATATAAGGGAGACAGGGCAAGACAAAAAAATCGATCTTAA
- a CDS encoding zinc metallopeptidase, with protein MGGYLIYFAIIILVPLWAQMKVKGAYSKYSKVPSSTQMRGAEVARRILDENGLYKVGVEETRGHLTDHYDPRSKTVRLSATNYHGHSVAAAAIAAHEVGHAIQDNQDYAFLRFRHALVPVANIGSNFSWILIMIGFFAGLSGMVLLGIIFMAAAVVFQVITLPVEFNASNRAMDQVVSLGIIRNDEERETKKVLNAAALTYVAAAAVAVLELLRLILIYTGMTRSE; from the coding sequence ATGGGAGGATATCTCATTTATTTCGCAATAATTATTCTTGTTCCGCTTTGGGCACAAATGAAAGTAAAGGGAGCTTACAGCAAATATTCAAAAGTTCCTTCATCCACTCAAATGAGGGGTGCTGAAGTAGCCAGAAGAATTCTGGATGAGAATGGTCTGTATAAAGTTGGCGTTGAAGAAACCAGGGGGCATCTAACAGATCACTATGATCCTCGATCCAAGACAGTCAGGCTTTCGGCAACAAATTATCATGGCCATTCTGTGGCTGCTGCTGCAATAGCAGCCCATGAAGTTGGCCATGCCATCCAGGATAATCAGGATTACGCTTTTCTGCGCTTCCGCCATGCACTAGTACCTGTTGCGAATATTGGTTCAAACTTCTCCTGGATTCTGATCATGATTGGTTTTTTTGCTGGGTTGAGCGGTATGGTGCTGCTTGGTATAATCTTCATGGCAGCTGCAGTGGTTTTTCAAGTGATCACACTTCCGGTAGAGTTCAATGCTTCTAATCGTGCGATGGATCAGGTAGTATCCCTTGGAATTATCAGAAACGATGAAGAAAGAGAGACTAAAAAAGTTTTGAATGCAGCTGCGTTGACATATGTGGCGGCAGCAGCCGTGGCAGTGCTGGAATTGCTGCGTTTAATTCTTATTTATACAGGAATGACCAGATCTGAGTAA
- a CDS encoding YitT family protein: protein MFYGLKFKNIFFILLGSAIFSWGLVHFNMQNNLAEGGFTGITLLLYFLFEWDPSYTNLLLNIPLFFIGWKLLGRNVFLYTIIGTVGVSLFLWIFQRYQIEMPLKEDLTLASLFAGVFIGIGLGTIFRFGGTTGGVDIIARLAHKYAGVSMGKTMFIFDFFVIALSLITYLNYREAMYTLVAVFVGAKVIDFMQEGAYAARGAMIISERNDAIADKIMKEMDRGVTVLKGHGSFTKKEREVLYCVVGRNEIVRLKNAITSVDPHAFVSVTAVHDVLGEGFTLDENKKPVER from the coding sequence ATGTTTTATGGATTGAAATTTAAGAATATTTTTTTCATTCTGCTTGGCTCAGCCATTTTTTCATGGGGCCTTGTTCACTTTAATATGCAAAACAACTTGGCTGAAGGCGGTTTCACCGGTATTACCCTGCTTTTATACTTCCTTTTCGAGTGGGACCCTTCCTATACTAACCTTCTGCTAAATATACCTCTTTTCTTTATTGGATGGAAACTTCTGGGCAGAAATGTTTTTCTTTATACCATCATCGGAACGGTCGGTGTGTCCCTATTCCTATGGATTTTTCAGCGGTATCAGATTGAAATGCCATTAAAAGAGGATTTGACTCTCGCTTCTTTATTCGCGGGTGTTTTTATAGGGATCGGTCTTGGCACGATTTTCAGATTTGGAGGCACAACTGGCGGAGTTGATATAATTGCCAGACTTGCACATAAATATGCCGGAGTCAGCATGGGAAAGACAATGTTCATTTTTGACTTTTTTGTGATTGCCCTTTCATTAATTACATATTTGAATTACAGGGAAGCCATGTACACCTTGGTGGCTGTTTTTGTTGGTGCAAAAGTAATTGATTTCATGCAGGAAGGGGCTTATGCAGCAAGGGGGGCCATGATCATATCAGAACGAAACGATGCAATTGCCGATAAAATCATGAAAGAAATGGATCGGGGCGTTACGGTATTAAAAGGCCATGGTTCCTTCACAAAAAAAGAGCGGGAAGTATTATATTGTGTTGTCGGCCGTAATGAAATTGTCCGTTTAAAAAATGCGATTACTTCTGTTGATCCCCATGCATTTGTTTCTGTCACAGCTGTACATGATGTGCTGGGTGAAGGCTTTACTTTGGATGAAAATAAAAAGCCGGTTGAACGCTGA
- a CDS encoding nucleotide pyrophosphohydrolase codes for METPKTMKEMQTDVDKYISQFKEGYFSPLAMLARMTEELGELSREVNHHYGEKPKKSTEEEKAIEEELGDMLFVLICFANSLHIDLEEAHDRVMEKFSTRDKDRWTRIEE; via the coding sequence ATGGAGACACCAAAAACAATGAAAGAGATGCAAACTGACGTTGACAAATACATAAGCCAATTTAAAGAAGGTTATTTCAGCCCATTGGCGATGCTTGCAAGGATGACCGAGGAACTTGGGGAACTATCCAGGGAAGTGAACCATCACTATGGTGAAAAACCAAAAAAATCAACAGAGGAAGAAAAGGCTATCGAAGAAGAGCTTGGAGATATGCTCTTTGTTCTAATATGCTTTGCAAATTCCTTACATATTGACTTAGAAGAAGCGCACGATCGTGTCATGGAAAAATTCAGCACACGCGATAAAGACAGATGGACAAGAATTGAAGAGTAG
- the dapB gene encoding 4-hydroxy-tetrahydrodipicolinate reductase codes for MDKVKVIIAGPRGRMGSEAVQLVKRTENYELAGVIDHKNGGGFLSDFEGFSHFGHVPVYTDLALALQELSPDVLIDLTTPEVGMFHTKTALEYGVRPVVGTTGFSKDNLKELEELCHEKGIGCIIAPNFALGAVLMMKFSQLAGRYFNDVEIIELHHDQKLDAPSGTAVKTAEMVADVRTKKEQGHPEEKETIPGARGANFDGMHIHSVRLPGLIAHQQVMFGSEGQTLTIRHDSYNRASFMSGVKLAVDTVLKIDTLVYGLENIID; via the coding sequence ATGGATAAAGTTAAAGTTATTATAGCGGGACCACGGGGGAGGATGGGAAGTGAAGCCGTCCAGCTTGTTAAGCGAACAGAGAACTATGAGTTAGCTGGCGTGATCGACCATAAAAATGGCGGTGGTTTTCTTAGCGATTTTGAAGGCTTCTCTCATTTTGGCCATGTTCCGGTGTACACGGATCTGGCCCTGGCCCTTCAGGAGCTGAGTCCCGACGTACTGATCGATTTGACAACTCCGGAAGTAGGAATGTTCCATACAAAAACTGCACTGGAATATGGTGTAAGGCCAGTTGTTGGAACAACAGGCTTTTCGAAGGATAATCTGAAAGAGCTTGAAGAACTTTGCCATGAAAAAGGAATTGGCTGTATTATTGCGCCAAACTTTGCACTTGGTGCTGTATTAATGATGAAATTCTCCCAATTGGCAGGAAGATATTTTAATGATGTGGAAATAATTGAGCTGCACCATGACCAGAAATTGGATGCTCCATCTGGTACTGCAGTTAAAACAGCGGAGATGGTTGCTGACGTAAGAACGAAAAAGGAGCAGGGGCACCCCGAGGAGAAGGAAACGATTCCTGGTGCCAGGGGCGCAAATTTCGATGGTATGCATATACATTCTGTTCGCCTGCCCGGCCTGATTGCTCATCAGCAGGTAATGTTCGGCTCTGAGGGCCAAACATTGACCATCCGTCATGACTCATATAATAGAGCTTCTTTTATGTCAGGTGTAAAACTTGCTGTTGATACGGTTTTAAAAATTGATACGCTCGTTTACGGTCTCGAAAATATTATCGACTAG
- the bshB1 gene encoding bacillithiol biosynthesis deacetylase BshB1, whose protein sequence is MNLDNLDILAFGAHADDVEIGMGGTIAKFASIGKKIGICDLTQAELSSNGTVEIRTEESLKAADILGVTIRETLNLPDRGLFYNQEYIKKIAELIRKYKPALVFAPYMEDRHPDHGHCARLVEEAVFSAGIKKYETGGNFAPHKVKNLHFYMINGFHKPDFLIDISSFMDKKIAGLESYQSQFARSPGSFDTPLVNGYIETVAARESLFGKQAGVQYAEGFKVKNPLLVNTDIFGGEL, encoded by the coding sequence ATGAATCTGGATAACCTTGATATTCTGGCATTTGGCGCTCATGCTGATGATGTTGAAATCGGCATGGGCGGCACAATTGCCAAATTTGCCTCTATCGGAAAAAAGATTGGAATATGCGACTTAACACAGGCAGAGCTTTCTTCCAACGGGACGGTTGAAATCCGAACAGAAGAATCGTTGAAAGCAGCAGATATTCTGGGTGTTACTATCCGGGAGACTCTTAATCTTCCTGACAGGGGCTTATTTTATAACCAGGAATACATAAAAAAGATTGCTGAATTGATCCGTAAATATAAACCTGCTCTAGTGTTTGCGCCATATATGGAGGACAGGCATCCAGACCACGGGCATTGTGCCCGCCTGGTGGAAGAAGCCGTCTTTTCAGCAGGAATCAAGAAATATGAAACAGGCGGCAATTTCGCTCCGCATAAAGTGAAAAACCTGCACTTTTACATGATAAATGGCTTCCATAAGCCTGACTTCCTGATCGATATCTCCTCTTTTATGGATAAAAAAATTGCAGGTCTCGAATCCTATCAAAGTCAATTTGCAAGAAGCCCAGGTTCATTTGATACACCGCTTGTCAACGGCTATATTGAAACTGTTGCAGCGAGGGAAAGCTTATTTGGAAAACAGGCAGGGGTGCAATATGCAGAGGGGTTTAAAGTGAAGAATCCCTTACTGGTGAATACTGATATATTTGGTGGAGAATTATGA
- the bshA gene encoding N-acetyl-alpha-D-glucosaminyl L-malate synthase BshA, with protein sequence MRKKLKIGITCYPTVGGSGVVATELGKMLAEKGHEIHFISSSLPFRLKRMYPNIFYHQVDVNQYSVFQYAPYDIALASKMAEVIKREGLDLLHVHYAIPHAVCAILAKQMSGTDIKIVTTLHGTDISVLGYDPSLTDAIRFGIEKSDGVTAVSKALISQTYDLIKPDKSIRAVYNFIDERIYRKTDSLYLKEEYGINDGEKVIIHVSNFRNVKRVPDVVQAFAKISEEVPSKLLLVGDGPEMSVICRLVNDLKLKDKVLFLGKQDNVEELYSISDLMLLLSEKESFGLVALEAMACGVPCIGTDVGGIPEVISDGETGYICTLGDITGISLKAIKLLTDEKLLDRFSSQSISLAKNRFSAGSIVSQYEELYYELLEKGDL encoded by the coding sequence ATGAGGAAAAAGTTAAAAATAGGTATCACCTGCTATCCCACGGTTGGAGGATCAGGTGTCGTTGCTACAGAATTAGGGAAAATGCTTGCCGAAAAAGGCCATGAAATACATTTTATTTCATCAAGCCTCCCTTTTAGACTGAAAAGGATGTACCCCAATATTTTTTATCATCAGGTGGATGTCAATCAATACTCTGTATTTCAATATGCTCCTTACGATATCGCGCTGGCAAGTAAAATGGCGGAAGTGATAAAACGCGAGGGCCTTGATCTGCTGCACGTGCATTATGCGATTCCCCATGCAGTTTGCGCGATTCTGGCAAAGCAGATGAGCGGTACAGACATTAAGATTGTTACCACCCTTCATGGAACAGATATTTCAGTTCTCGGGTACGACCCATCCCTTACAGATGCGATACGTTTTGGAATCGAGAAGTCTGATGGAGTTACAGCTGTTTCCAAAGCTTTAATATCGCAAACTTATGACCTGATTAAACCTGATAAGTCCATAAGAGCTGTTTATAATTTTATAGATGAAAGAATATACAGGAAAACCGATTCTCTTTACCTAAAAGAAGAGTATGGCATAAACGATGGTGAAAAGGTGATCATCCATGTATCTAATTTCCGCAATGTAAAGCGGGTACCGGATGTTGTTCAAGCCTTTGCCAAAATATCCGAAGAAGTTCCTTCAAAGTTGCTGTTAGTTGGAGACGGACCGGAAATGAGCGTTATATGCAGACTGGTGAATGACCTGAAGCTTAAAGACAAGGTTTTGTTTTTGGGAAAGCAGGACAATGTGGAGGAGCTTTACAGCATCAGTGATTTAATGCTCCTGTTATCGGAAAAGGAAAGCTTTGGACTTGTTGCTCTTGAGGCAATGGCATGCGGAGTGCCATGCATCGGTACAGATGTCGGTGGAATTCCCGAAGTAATCAGCGATGGTGAGACCGGCTATATTTGCACTTTGGGTGATATAACTGGTATCTCGCTAAAAGCAATTAAATTGCTTACTGATGAGAAACTGCTAGACCGGTTCTCTTCACAATCCATATCGCTTGCAAAGAACAGGTTCAGTGCCGGCAGCATTGTCAGTCAATATGAAGAGCTTTATTATGAACTTTTGGAAAAAGGTGACCTTTGA
- a CDS encoding CCA tRNA nucleotidyltransferase: MNEAFAKAVPVLEKLEAAGFEAYFVGGSVRDYILGKEIADVDIATSATPEEVKTIFSRTLDVGIEHGTVVVLYHGIPYEITTFRTEAEYLDFRRPSEVRFIRSLEEDLKRRDFTMNAIAMNKEGQLIDPFNGRGAIEERKICTVGKPAERFTEDALRMMRAVRFFSQLAFEIDKNTYAALASLSHLLENIAVERKLAEFEKLLAGTGRMKALKVIAETGLFNYLPKMSGFQQELKEAEKYNAADLTGDEMWAFLAYIFKLDESQAEAFLKNWKLPLKRTKKIVSIISWIRYRAKNQWGAYSLYQAGDKSLNAERVRNVILHEDSSRGTVSLLSQYNSLPIKERRDLQLTGDQLMNWFGKPPGPWIKAELEKTEKAVLRGEVSNSNESIREWLIKCNQKSGTN, translated from the coding sequence ATGAATGAAGCTTTTGCAAAGGCAGTTCCTGTGCTGGAGAAGTTAGAGGCTGCAGGTTTTGAGGCCTATTTTGTAGGAGGCTCTGTCAGGGATTATATACTTGGAAAAGAAATTGCAGACGTCGATATTGCTACTTCGGCTACCCCGGAAGAAGTAAAAACCATATTCTCAAGAACACTTGATGTGGGTATTGAGCATGGCACTGTGGTGGTTCTATATCATGGCATACCCTATGAAATTACAACCTTCCGAACAGAGGCAGAATACCTGGATTTTAGGCGGCCTTCAGAAGTAAGATTTATCAGATCACTGGAAGAGGATTTGAAAAGAAGAGATTTTACGATGAACGCGATTGCCATGAATAAAGAAGGGCAGCTTATCGATCCTTTTAACGGCAGGGGCGCCATAGAGGAAAGAAAAATTTGTACTGTAGGCAAGCCGGCTGAGAGATTTACTGAAGATGCCCTTCGAATGATGAGAGCAGTCCGTTTTTTCAGCCAGCTGGCATTTGAGATTGATAAAAACACTTATGCTGCTTTGGCATCCCTGTCACATTTACTAGAAAACATAGCAGTGGAAAGAAAGCTGGCAGAGTTCGAAAAGCTATTGGCGGGAACCGGCAGGATGAAAGCTCTTAAGGTCATTGCGGAAACAGGATTGTTTAATTATCTGCCAAAAATGTCAGGCTTCCAACAGGAATTAAAAGAAGCAGAGAAATATAATGCTGCTGATCTGACTGGAGATGAAATGTGGGCCTTTCTTGCGTATATCTTTAAGTTGGACGAGTCACAGGCTGAAGCTTTTCTGAAGAACTGGAAACTGCCTTTAAAGAGAACAAAGAAAATAGTGTCGATTATCAGCTGGATCCGGTACAGAGCCAAAAACCAGTGGGGGGCCTATTCCCTTTATCAGGCAGGGGACAAGTCCCTGAACGCGGAACGGGTCCGCAACGTAATCTTGCATGAGGACTCAAGCAGGGGAACAGTCAGCCTGCTGAGTCAATATAATTCTCTGCCGATCAAAGAAAGAAGAGACCTTCAGCTTACTGGAGATCAGCTGATGAATTGGTTTGGCAAACCTCCTGGTCCCTGGATTAAAGCGGAGCTTGAAAAAACCGAAAAAGCAGTCTTGCGCGGCGAAGTGAGTAATAGCAATGAATCCATAAGGGAGTGGCTCATAAAGTGCAATCAGAAATCAGGAACAAATTGA